A genomic region of Mesobacillus jeotgali contains the following coding sequences:
- a CDS encoding DUF2249 domain-containing protein: MTFNVIINVPDYAPREKHPTIFQNFDSLKKGEFMQIVNDHDPRPLQYQFMMERPETFSWEYLEEGPETWRVAIGKTK, encoded by the coding sequence ATGACTTTCAACGTAATTATCAATGTACCTGACTATGCACCGCGGGAAAAACACCCTACAATATTCCAAAACTTTGATTCTCTGAAAAAGGGAGAATTCATGCAAATTGTTAATGATCATGACCCTAGACCGCTTCAATACCAATTCATGATGGAGCGTCCAGAAACATTTTCATGGGAGTACCTTGAAGAAGGCCCTGAAACATGGCGAGTGGCAATCGGAAAAACTAAGTAA
- a CDS encoding carboxypeptidase M32, with protein MNEVKQTEKKFLDYVKKMAAYGEALSLIYWDLRTGAPKKGAEQRSEVIGVLSSDLFNMSTSEEMASYIARLANEPSLSEITRKTLDECRKDYDRNKKIPADEYREYVILQSKAETVWEEAKAESDFEMFRPYLEKLVNTTKKFIGYWGYEGNKYNTLLDMYEPGVTVEVLDQVFGDLREKIVPLVQQISSSTAKPETGFLFKQFPKEKQRAFSLQILKQMGYDFDAGRLDETVHPFAMGLNPGDVRVTTKYDESDFRTAVFGTIHEGGHALYEQNISEELVGTPLSSGTSMGIHESQSLFYENFVGRNYSFWKHNYSLLQEYSDGQFSGVEVDDFYRAVNESKPSLIRIEADELTYPLHVMVRYEIEKGLFNDEIEVKDLPRIWNDKYEQYLGIRPENDAEGVLQDVHWAGGSFGYFPSYALGYMYAAQFKNAMLKDLPNYEELLEQGNLQPVKEWMTENVHKHGKMKKPLEILTDVTGEGLNAQYLVDYLYEKYNKVYQLV; from the coding sequence ATGAATGAAGTAAAGCAAACAGAAAAGAAATTTTTGGATTATGTCAAAAAAATGGCTGCCTACGGTGAGGCGCTTTCTTTGATTTATTGGGATTTAAGGACAGGAGCTCCGAAAAAAGGAGCAGAGCAGCGTTCTGAAGTGATCGGGGTACTTTCTTCCGATCTGTTCAACATGTCAACTTCAGAGGAAATGGCATCATACATAGCAAGACTTGCAAATGAACCAAGTTTATCTGAAATAACCCGTAAAACGCTGGATGAATGCAGGAAGGATTACGACCGTAATAAGAAAATCCCTGCAGATGAATATCGAGAATATGTGATTCTTCAATCAAAGGCAGAAACAGTTTGGGAAGAAGCGAAGGCTGAGTCCGATTTTGAAATGTTCAGACCTTATCTTGAAAAACTAGTTAATACGACAAAGAAATTCATTGGTTACTGGGGATATGAAGGAAATAAGTATAATACACTGCTTGATATGTATGAGCCTGGTGTAACTGTCGAGGTTCTGGATCAGGTATTTGGAGACCTTCGTGAAAAAATTGTCCCACTCGTACAGCAAATTTCCAGTTCCACAGCTAAGCCTGAAACTGGATTCTTGTTCAAGCAGTTTCCTAAAGAAAAGCAGCGTGCATTCAGCCTCCAGATTTTAAAACAAATGGGTTATGATTTTGATGCTGGCAGACTTGATGAAACAGTCCACCCGTTTGCGATGGGGCTTAACCCAGGTGATGTAAGGGTTACAACGAAATACGATGAATCAGATTTCAGGACAGCTGTATTCGGTACCATCCATGAAGGCGGACACGCCCTTTATGAACAAAACATTTCTGAAGAGCTAGTCGGAACTCCTTTGAGTTCAGGTACATCCATGGGAATCCATGAATCACAGTCACTCTTCTATGAAAACTTTGTAGGACGTAATTACTCTTTCTGGAAGCACAATTACAGCCTGCTGCAGGAGTACTCAGATGGACAGTTTTCCGGAGTGGAAGTAGATGATTTCTATCGTGCAGTCAATGAGTCCAAACCAAGCTTGATCCGGATTGAGGCCGATGAGCTAACGTATCCATTGCATGTAATGGTGCGATATGAGATTGAAAAAGGCTTGTTCAACGATGAAATAGAAGTTAAAGATCTCCCGAGGATTTGGAATGATAAATATGAGCAGTATCTCGGAATCAGGCCTGAAAATGATGCAGAGGGAGTCCTTCAGGATGTCCACTGGGCAGGAGGCAGCTTTGGCTATTTCCCTTCTTATGCACTAGGCTACATGTATGCCGCTCAGTTCAAGAATGCCATGCTGAAAGACTTACCGAATTACGAGGAATTGCTAGAGCAAGGAAATCTTCAGCCTGTTAAAGAATGGATGACGGAGAACGTCCATAAACATGGGAAAATGAAAAAGCCCCTTGAGATTTTGACAGATGTGACAGGTGAGGGACTCAACGCCCAATACCTGGTAGATTACCTATACGAAAAATACAACAAGGTATATCAATTAGTCTAA
- a CDS encoding nitric-oxide reductase large subunit codes for MEIQQGTSTKAVVKKNRNSLLKSVLIITLLLSFTVLLTGGYWIFKDMAPRPLEVTSEKGEIILTKESIMGGQAVFQKYGLMDYGTVLGHGSYMGPDYTAEALKIYTDGMHDFRSQEKYSKDFKELSGDEQTIIRDNVMKEMRENRYVPDTDNLVLTDAQIYGHEKVREFYHTIFTEGDQWGLKPGLIQEKHMPDGDRAWVSKGDQIEQIADFFFWTAWLSSTERPDDDITYTNNWPYYEDAGNTMSFSAIWWSGASVTILILFVGLILFVFYRYHLGMQEAYTDGNFPKIDLRKLPLTSSQLKTGKYFAIVSVLFFVQAMFGALLAHYYIEPDSFFGMKWVHDILPFNITKGFHLQLAIFWIATAWLGMGIFIAPLVGGHEPKRQGLLVDILFWALVVLVAGSMIGQWLGANGYLGNNWFLLGHQGWEYLELGRIWQFILATGMLIWLFIVFRGIKSGLKRESDKGGLIHLLFYSAIAVPAFYFFAFMINPGTHYTFADYWRWWIIHLWVEGIFEVFAVVVIGFLMVQMKLVTKKSTIKALYFQLILLMGAGVIGIGHHYYYNGSSEVWIALGSVFSALEVIPLTLLILEAYEQYKMMRDGGVNFPYKGTFWFLISVAIWNLVGAGVLGFLINLPAVSFLEHGQFLTPAHGHAAMMGVYGMFAGAVLIYSLRNIVKPEKWSDRWVKFIVIMLNTGLAGMVFLSLLPVGYLQLKEAYFNGYAASRSSQFLQQETVEMLLTLRAIPDTIFLIGVAALAVFSVKALFHLRKVTHKEEEQLPVKDLAIDED; via the coding sequence ATGGAAATCCAGCAAGGGACATCCACGAAGGCAGTGGTCAAGAAAAATAGAAACTCACTGTTGAAATCCGTACTCATCATTACATTATTACTTAGCTTTACAGTACTCCTGACAGGAGGTTACTGGATCTTTAAAGATATGGCTCCGAGGCCGCTTGAAGTCACAAGCGAAAAGGGAGAGATCATCTTAACAAAAGAGAGTATCATGGGAGGGCAGGCTGTCTTCCAGAAATATGGTTTGATGGATTATGGAACTGTATTAGGGCATGGATCCTATATGGGGCCTGATTATACGGCGGAGGCACTGAAGATTTATACTGATGGAATGCATGACTTCAGGTCACAAGAAAAATATAGTAAAGATTTCAAAGAGTTATCGGGTGATGAACAAACAATCATCCGAGACAATGTCATGAAGGAAATGCGTGAAAACCGTTATGTGCCAGATACAGATAATCTGGTGCTGACAGATGCGCAAATATATGGACATGAAAAGGTAAGGGAATTCTATCATACTATTTTTACTGAAGGTGACCAGTGGGGTCTAAAACCAGGGTTAATCCAGGAAAAGCATATGCCGGACGGTGACCGCGCCTGGGTTTCGAAGGGCGACCAGATTGAACAAATCGCTGATTTCTTTTTCTGGACAGCTTGGCTATCAAGTACAGAAAGGCCAGACGATGATATCACTTATACAAATAACTGGCCATATTATGAAGACGCAGGAAACACAATGTCATTTTCGGCAATCTGGTGGAGCGGGGCGAGCGTGACCATATTGATCTTGTTCGTAGGCTTGATCCTGTTTGTCTTCTATCGCTATCACCTGGGAATGCAAGAGGCTTATACAGATGGTAACTTCCCTAAAATTGATTTGAGGAAGCTGCCGCTTACTTCTTCACAATTGAAGACTGGAAAATATTTCGCGATTGTATCTGTGCTGTTCTTTGTCCAGGCAATGTTCGGTGCGTTGCTGGCGCACTATTATATCGAGCCTGACAGTTTCTTTGGAATGAAATGGGTCCATGATATCCTGCCATTCAACATTACAAAAGGCTTCCACCTCCAGCTCGCTATCTTCTGGATTGCGACAGCGTGGCTTGGGATGGGTATCTTCATCGCTCCGCTGGTTGGCGGGCATGAACCAAAGCGACAGGGATTACTGGTTGACATCCTTTTCTGGGCATTGGTTGTTCTTGTAGCAGGCAGCATGATTGGCCAATGGCTTGGTGCTAACGGTTACCTGGGAAACAATTGGTTCCTGCTGGGACACCAGGGGTGGGAATACCTTGAGTTGGGACGCATATGGCAGTTCATTCTAGCGACCGGAATGCTGATCTGGCTGTTCATCGTATTCCGTGGCATCAAGAGTGGTTTGAAGAGGGAATCCGATAAAGGCGGCTTGATTCACCTATTGTTCTACTCAGCAATTGCCGTACCAGCATTTTACTTCTTTGCTTTCATGATCAATCCGGGTACACACTATACCTTTGCTGACTACTGGCGCTGGTGGATCATCCATCTCTGGGTTGAAGGTATATTCGAAGTTTTCGCAGTAGTTGTCATAGGTTTCTTGATGGTCCAAATGAAACTTGTTACGAAAAAATCAACAATAAAGGCATTATATTTCCAGTTGATCCTGCTAATGGGAGCAGGCGTTATCGGTATAGGCCACCACTATTATTACAATGGTTCTTCCGAAGTCTGGATCGCGCTGGGCTCAGTATTCTCTGCCCTGGAAGTCATTCCTTTGACCTTGCTCATCCTGGAAGCATATGAGCAGTACAAAATGATGAGAGATGGGGGAGTTAATTTCCCTTACAAAGGTACTTTCTGGTTCTTGATTTCAGTAGCAATCTGGAACCTGGTTGGTGCAGGGGTACTGGGCTTCCTGATCAATCTGCCTGCAGTAAGCTTCCTTGAACACGGTCAATTCCTGACACCGGCCCACGGCCACGCGGCGATGATGGGTGTGTATGGGATGTTCGCAGGTGCAGTATTAATCTACTCACTGCGCAATATCGTAAAACCTGAAAAGTGGAGCGACAGGTGGGTTAAATTCATTGTCATCATGCTGAACACAGGCTTAGCTGGCATGGTCTTCCTGTCCCTGCTTCCAGTAGGTTACCTTCAGTTGAAAGAAGCGTATTTTAACGGCTATGCAGCTTCACGTTCATCGCAGTTTTTACAGCAGGAGACAGTTGAAATGCTCCTGACGTTGAGAGCAATTCCTGATACAATCTTCTTGATTGGTGTCGCCGCACTCGCAGTATTCAGTGTAAAAGCACTCTTCCACCTCCGTAAAGTGACACATAAAGAAGAAGAACAACTGCCAGTAAAAGATTTGGCTATTGATGAAGATTAA